The nucleotide sequence AAATCAGGGATGGATTAACAAATCTGGCTTGCCGGCTGAACATTCGGCAAGCAGGTCATAAGTATTTCAATGGCTACACCAATAATCTTTTCTGTTATCTGATTTATTTCCATATCTTCTCTGTTCCTCTGCGTCTCTGCGGTAAATTACCACCTGAACGGTTACCTGCCATAATTAGAATTACTGACCTTTACGAATGACTTTGCCGGATAAGGTGCTGGTATGATTTCCTTGTTCAATAACTATTTGACCATTGATAATGACATATTCAATACCCGCCGGATAGCGAAGTGGTGATTCAAAGGTAGCTAAATCCTTTATCTTTTCTGGATTAAATACAACAATGTCCGCAAAATTACCTTCTTTTAGCCTGCCGCGGTTTTTAATGCCAAGTAGATATGCAGGTTGATAAGTCATTTTATAAATTGCTTCCTCCAGAGATAAAACCTTTTCTTCATAGACATACTTAGCCAGAGTTCGGGGAAATGTTCCAAAAGCCCTTGGATGAGGTCTTGTTGTAGATAACATCCCATAATCTGCTCGGGCGGATGCGTCTGAACCTATCATTGTGTATGGTTTTTTTAAGATTTTTTTCAGATTATCCTCACTCATATCAAAAAGTATTACCTCTACCTTTCCTTCCTCTTCGATTAAAAGTGAAAATATCAAGTCAATTGGATTTGAGATTTTTTTTGTTTGGGCAATCTCTGAGATTCTTTTACCCTCCATCCATCTATTCGCCTGAGTTTTCACCGCAGAAATCATAATTGAGTCAAAATCAGGCTGTTGATTTAATATTTGTTTAGAGATTTTATTGCGTGTTTGTTCGTCTTTAAGTCTTTCAATTTCTTTTTCCATTCCACCTTCATAAGCCCAGGACGGCAGAATAACATCCAGGTCTGTGCTGGCGGCAGTATAGGGGTATCTATCGCAGGTTACACTTAAACCTAATTCCCTTGTTTTTTCAATCTCTGCAAATACTGAGTCTAATTTATTCCAATTT is from bacterium and encodes:
- a CDS encoding D-aminoacylase; this translates as QVVDGFNVPSFKADVGIKDERIVAIGNLRSGSSQTKLIEAKDKVVCPGFIDIHSHSDFTILVNPKAESKVRQGVTTEVCGNCGFSAAPQYNQSKERIKKICEEFEINYQWSSLKEYLEILKEMGIGVNFVPLIGQGNIRASIVGYENRRPTLKEVEKMKKLISKCMEEGAFGLSTGLIYPPGCFTQTDELIEICKIVAESGGMYVTHLRSEGDRLEEAVQEAIDIGGMAGVLKVHISHLKTAGRANWNKLDSVFAEIEKTRELGLSVTCDRYPYTAASTDLDVILPSWAYEGGMEKEIERLKDEQTRNKISKQILNQQPDFDSIMISAVKTQANRWMEGKRISEIAQTKKISNPIDLIFSLLIEEEGKVEVILFDMSEDNLKKILKKPYTMIGSDASARADYGMLSTTRPHPRAFGTFPRTLAKYVYEEKVLSLEEAIYKMTYQPAYLLGIKNRGRLKEGNFADIVVFNPEKIKDLATFESPLRYPAGIEYVIINGQIVIEQGNHTSTLSGKVIRKGQ